The Paenibacillus beijingensis nucleotide sequence CTTCCGGCCTGGCGAGGCTGGCTGCACGGCATGACTACCGCCGGATCACATGAATGGTTATCTGCAGAACGGGAAACGGCGTTCCATTCTGCGAAAGCGTTTTTATTTTTCGCCGGACGCCTGTTTACGGCCATGCATAAGAAAATGGGAGCGGATGAATACTATGGGCAGATTCGAAACTTTACACACGGATCACTCCTGTTCCCAGATAAAAACTGCAACGTCCAGTCGACTTAACTCTTCAAGGAAAGCGGGGCAACATGACAATGAAAGCAACTGGAATTGTGCGTCGAATCGATGATCTTGGCCGGGTAGTCATACCGAAAGAAATCCGCCGTACGCTGCGCATCCGCGAGGGCGATCCGCTTGAAATTTTCGTGGACCGCGACGGAGAAGTGATATTGAAAAAATATTCCCCGATCGGCGAGCTTGGCGATTTCGCCAAAGAATATGCCGAGTCGCTGAACGAGAGCACGGGCCACATTACAATGATTTCCGACCGGGACGCCATCATTGCCGTTGCCGGCGCCTCCAAGAAAGAATATATGGACAAGCCGATCGGCTCGCTGCTCGAAAGCTGCATGGAAAACCGGAAGGCCGTTTTGGAAACGGGCGGCGAGTACGAAATTGTGAAAAATGCCCCGG carries:
- the spoVT gene encoding stage V sporulation protein T, with translation MKATGIVRRIDDLGRVVIPKEIRRTLRIREGDPLEIFVDRDGEVILKKYSPIGELGDFAKEYAESLNESTGHITMISDRDAIIAVAGASKKEYMDKPIGSLLESCMENRKAVLETGGEYEIVKNAPETFSSIVAAPIIAGGDPIGTVILLSKEEGVKMAQMEQKMAETAAGFLAKQMEQ